Proteins from a single region of bacterium:
- a CDS encoding methylenetetrahydrofolate reductase C-terminal domain-containing protein has product MIVAQRKTIPELMNILKGHRKVLVLGCGTCVTVCLAGGEREVCIIASALRMASRLRGAPVEIDELTIERQCDNVFIEQAAEAIGRCEAVLSLGCGAGVQAIAERYREKPVYAGLDTAFLGILEEQGFWAEKCTSCGACVLSDYGGICPVTRCAKRLLNGPCGGSREDRCEVRPDRECAWQLIYNRLRDIGQLDRLRRIAPPKNWKTSRDGGCRVIIREDHRI; this is encoded by the coding sequence ATGATTGTCGCACAGAGAAAAACCATTCCCGAACTCATGAATATACTGAAGGGGCACAGGAAAGTGCTCGTGCTCGGCTGCGGTACCTGTGTCACTGTGTGTCTCGCCGGCGGGGAACGTGAGGTCTGCATCATTGCTTCGGCCCTCCGGATGGCATCCAGACTCAGGGGAGCACCGGTTGAAATCGATGAGCTGACCATCGAGCGCCAGTGCGACAACGTGTTTATCGAGCAGGCTGCCGAGGCGATCGGGCGATGCGAAGCGGTGCTGTCGCTCGGCTGCGGCGCCGGAGTCCAGGCTATTGCAGAGCGGTACCGTGAAAAGCCGGTGTACGCCGGTCTCGATACCGCTTTTCTCGGGATTCTCGAGGAACAGGGTTTCTGGGCCGAAAAGTGCACATCGTGCGGAGCATGTGTGCTGTCCGATTACGGCGGAATCTGCCCCGTGACACGGTGCGCGAAACGTCTGCTCAACGGTCCCTGCGGAGGTTCGCGGGAGGACAGGTGCGAGGTCCGTCCCGACCGTGAATGCGCCTGGCAGCTCATATATAACCGTCTCAGGGATATCGGGCAGCTCGACAGGCTCAGACGGATCGCACCGCCGAAAAACTGGAAAACAAGCCGTGACGGGGGGTGCCGTGTCATTATTCGTGAGGATCACCGGATATAG
- a CDS encoding four helix bundle protein, whose product MATFQRFEDIEAWQKARELTKAVYSCSNTEPFCKDYTLKDRIRRASVSVMSNIAEGFERNGTGEFIHFLTVAKGSVGEVKSQFYVAFDHAYITKEYFEILYELASSTEKLIAGLMHYLKKLTCKGAEL is encoded by the coding sequence ATGGCTACATTTCAACGGTTTGAAGATATCGAAGCATGGCAGAAAGCACGTGAATTGACGAAAGCCGTATATTCCTGTTCGAATACCGAGCCTTTCTGTAAAGATTATACACTGAAAGACCGGATACGACGGGCATCAGTATCGGTTATGTCAAACATCGCAGAAGGCTTTGAGCGGAACGGCACAGGAGAGTTTATACATTTTCTTACTGTTGCAAAAGGCTCTGTCGGTGAGGTAAAATCTCAATTTTATGTTGCATTTGACCATGCGTACATAACAAAAGAATACTTTGAAATCTTGTATGAACTTGCCTCTTCGACAGAGAAACTGATTGCCGGACTCATGCACTACCTAAAAAAACTCACCTGTAAAGGGGCTGAACTTTAA
- a CDS encoding hydrogenase iron-sulfur subunit: MVIERNGEILENVDSTSFEPKIVAFCCRYCAYASADLAGSMRIQYPPNVRIILTPCTGRLEIPFFMKALENGADGVLVAGCLEGGCHFQNGNLWARKRVDYVRNLMNEIGIEEDRLRMVNVSAAMARPLADIITDMVETVRALGPNRLKDGL; this comes from the coding sequence ATGGTGATTGAACGAAACGGGGAAATATTGGAAAACGTGGATTCGACATCTTTCGAGCCGAAAATTGTGGCCTTCTGCTGCCGTTACTGCGCGTATGCCTCCGCCGACCTCGCGGGGTCCATGCGCATTCAATATCCGCCGAATGTCCGGATTATCCTTACGCCGTGCACGGGGAGGCTCGAAATTCCGTTCTTTATGAAAGCCCTTGAAAACGGTGCTGACGGCGTTCTTGTGGCCGGATGCCTCGAGGGCGGATGTCATTTCCAGAACGGTAACCTCTGGGCGCGGAAACGGGTCGATTATGTCCGGAACCTGATGAACGAGATCGGAATCGAGGAAGACCGTCTGCGCATGGTGAACGTGTCGGCTGCCATGGCCCGCCCGCTGGCCGATATCATCACCGATATGGTCGAGACCGTTCGTGCGCTGGGACCGAACAGGTTAAAAGATGGTTTGTAG
- a CDS encoding FAD-dependent oxidoreductase translates to MAKNNDKKTGAVLVQGGGIAGVQAALDLANSGFKVYLVERSPAIGGMMSHLDKTFPTGDCATCIVSPKLVECARNLNIEILTLSDLMGLDGEPGRFRAMVRRYPRYVDEHLCTGCGDCTEVCPVNIPNRFDRNLGTRTAIAKHYAQAVPNVVDILKQGHAPCKVACPANVNVQGYIRLIGKKEYIKAVSLIRERNPLSAICGRICTHPCETECTRGTVDAPVAIRQLKRFASDREMELIESGEYILPEEKKPLPDAKKVAVVGAGPAGLTAAYDLAGSGFAVTVYDALPAAGGMLRWGIPEYRLPKKVLDHEIELIRRRGVAFVFNCRLGDDMTLTSLRESHDAVFIAVGAQKSRTLGIGGEQMRGVAYGIEFLRQAGMDRSAITGKVAVIGGGNVAVDVARTALRLGADSVEMVCLEQRHEMPAYPEEVDATLREGITIRNGWGPARIVGDSSVAGVELRRCVRVFDESKRFSPVYDDSDRDTIRADRVIVAIGQSTDSGVLTHTGAETGHGCFRVDPVTLETSLRGVFAGGDVVSGPASVIEAVAAGKRAAESIERYLRGEDLRTSRFENTIRRIPEELLPETNSVEKKPRAESPELEAELRIGNFEEVELGFSGEAAFAECERCLNCALCSECGECREACEHNAIDYAMEERTVGIDVGSVILAPGFEEFIAEAKGEYGYGRYANVITNVQFERMLSASGPFDGHIVRRSDGGEARRIAFIQCVGSRDATCGNDYCSSICCMASTKQAMVAREHLPGLEAVIFYMDIRAYGKDFDQYYERARHEAGIRYIRSIPSRIVQIPGTNDLRLRFVNEDGALDEHDFDLVVLSTGMEPGATVRESASRIGVALNDYGFCATDRRNPLATSREGVFVAGAFHEPKDIPETVTQASAAASMSMELLARARDTLTTKKVYPDERDITDEEPRIGLFVCHCGMNIASVVDVGRVVDAVSGQPGVVMAKHTLYTCSDTSLSEIRDAIREYRLNRIVVASCTPRTHEELFRDTLRDAGLNPYLFELANIRDQCSWVHSSAPDAATEKAIDLVSMSIARARRLVPLKGGSLEVDRAAIVIGGGLSGMTAALALADQGFTVHLIERTGTLGGNLLDVYYTLEHNDIRSFTDSLVRRAENHPNMRLHLDTGVSAVAGHIGKFRVTLAGKNGDKEISGGVVIVATGAVPARTSEYGYGEYGHVMTQRELEKLLHDRSFPRDDRTVVMIQCVGSRNDERLYCSRICCSMAVKNALRIKEQNPGANVFVLYRDIRTYGFREIYFKKAREAGVVFIRYDRKAPPVVEVGNGPVVAVKSPDFPDTIEIEADNVVLSTGIEAPEHNSSLSNLLKVPLNADGFYVEAHMKLRPVDFATEGIFLCGLAHSPKFMDENISQARAAAARAATVISKAVLDVSAQVSEVDQKKCISCMTCVKACPYTAPFVNTDNKAQIEAAKCMGCGICVSECPARAIVLHHYGADHFEIMLGELLSSGRIPERELTV, encoded by the coding sequence ATGGCAAAAAACAACGATAAAAAAACAGGCGCCGTGCTCGTTCAGGGCGGCGGAATCGCCGGCGTTCAGGCGGCGCTCGATCTGGCGAATTCCGGCTTCAAGGTATACCTTGTTGAACGTTCTCCGGCTATCGGCGGCATGATGTCACACTTGGACAAGACCTTCCCGACCGGCGACTGCGCGACCTGCATCGTTTCGCCGAAGCTTGTCGAGTGCGCGCGCAATCTCAATATCGAGATACTGACGCTCTCCGACCTCATGGGGCTCGATGGCGAGCCGGGCCGTTTCAGGGCGATGGTCAGACGGTATCCCCGGTATGTGGACGAGCATCTCTGCACCGGCTGCGGGGACTGTACCGAGGTCTGCCCTGTCAACATCCCGAACCGTTTCGACCGTAACCTTGGGACCCGGACGGCGATTGCAAAGCACTATGCCCAGGCTGTGCCGAATGTCGTCGATATTCTCAAACAGGGTCATGCTCCCTGTAAGGTTGCCTGCCCGGCTAATGTCAATGTCCAGGGGTATATCCGGCTTATCGGTAAAAAAGAGTATATAAAAGCGGTGAGCCTGATTCGCGAGCGTAATCCCCTGTCAGCAATCTGCGGCCGTATATGCACTCATCCCTGCGAAACGGAGTGCACACGCGGGACGGTTGATGCTCCGGTCGCCATACGGCAGCTCAAGCGATTCGCTTCCGACCGTGAGATGGAGCTCATCGAGTCGGGCGAATATATTCTACCCGAAGAAAAGAAACCGCTGCCGGATGCGAAAAAAGTGGCTGTTGTCGGCGCAGGACCGGCGGGACTGACCGCCGCATACGATCTGGCGGGCTCCGGTTTCGCCGTGACCGTGTACGATGCCCTTCCTGCTGCGGGCGGAATGCTCCGGTGGGGAATCCCCGAATACCGTCTCCCTAAAAAGGTGCTCGACCACGAAATCGAGCTTATCCGGCGCAGGGGTGTCGCCTTTGTCTTCAACTGTCGTCTTGGCGACGATATGACGCTCACGAGTCTCCGTGAATCCCACGATGCGGTGTTCATTGCCGTCGGGGCGCAGAAGAGCCGCACGCTCGGCATCGGGGGCGAACAGATGCGGGGCGTCGCGTACGGAATCGAATTCCTCCGGCAGGCGGGTATGGACAGGTCTGCCATTACGGGGAAAGTTGCCGTCATCGGCGGCGGGAATGTCGCGGTGGATGTTGCCCGGACAGCGCTCCGTCTCGGCGCGGACAGCGTGGAGATGGTGTGCCTCGAACAGCGTCACGAAATGCCCGCCTATCCCGAAGAAGTCGATGCTACCCTCCGGGAGGGTATCACGATCCGTAACGGCTGGGGACCCGCCCGAATCGTTGGAGATAGTTCTGTCGCTGGTGTGGAGTTAAGGCGTTGTGTCCGTGTCTTCGACGAAAGCAAGCGGTTCAGCCCTGTGTATGACGACAGCGACCGCGACACCATCCGTGCAGACCGCGTCATTGTCGCCATCGGGCAGTCGACCGACAGCGGGGTTCTCACCCATACGGGCGCCGAAACCGGACATGGATGTTTCAGGGTCGATCCGGTGACTCTCGAAACCTCGCTCAGGGGCGTTTTCGCGGGCGGAGATGTGGTGTCGGGCCCGGCATCGGTTATCGAAGCGGTTGCCGCCGGGAAACGCGCCGCCGAATCAATCGAACGGTATCTCAGGGGAGAAGACCTCCGGACATCACGGTTCGAGAATACGATACGGCGTATTCCTGAGGAGCTCCTGCCCGAAACGAATAGTGTGGAAAAAAAGCCACGCGCCGAGTCGCCGGAGCTGGAAGCGGAACTGAGAATCGGTAATTTCGAAGAGGTCGAGCTTGGTTTCTCCGGGGAAGCGGCGTTTGCTGAATGCGAACGGTGCCTCAACTGTGCCCTGTGCTCGGAATGCGGGGAATGCCGCGAGGCATGCGAGCATAATGCGATCGATTATGCCATGGAGGAGCGGACGGTCGGGATCGATGTGGGTTCGGTCATCCTTGCGCCCGGTTTCGAGGAATTTATTGCCGAGGCGAAGGGCGAATACGGGTACGGCCGCTATGCGAATGTAATCACGAATGTCCAGTTCGAGCGGATGCTCTCTGCTTCGGGGCCGTTCGATGGTCATATCGTCCGGCGCTCGGACGGCGGCGAGGCTCGGCGGATTGCGTTCATCCAGTGTGTGGGCTCGCGTGATGCCACCTGCGGCAACGATTACTGTTCATCGATCTGCTGTATGGCCTCGACGAAGCAGGCCATGGTTGCCCGCGAACACCTGCCCGGTCTCGAAGCGGTCATATTTTACATGGATATACGGGCATACGGGAAGGATTTCGACCAGTATTACGAGCGCGCCCGTCATGAGGCGGGTATCCGGTACATCAGGAGCATTCCATCCCGTATCGTTCAGATTCCCGGGACAAACGATCTCCGGCTCCGTTTTGTCAATGAAGACGGTGCTCTCGATGAACACGATTTCGATCTCGTTGTTCTCTCGACAGGCATGGAGCCGGGAGCGACGGTTCGTGAAAGCGCGTCCCGTATCGGTGTGGCGCTCAACGATTATGGCTTCTGCGCCACCGACCGCCGCAATCCTCTTGCAACCTCGCGGGAGGGAGTGTTTGTTGCCGGGGCGTTTCATGAGCCGAAGGATATTCCCGAGACGGTGACCCAGGCGAGCGCCGCGGCTTCCATGTCCATGGAACTGCTCGCCCGTGCCCGCGATACGCTCACCACGAAAAAGGTGTACCCGGACGAGCGTGATATCACCGATGAGGAGCCGCGTATCGGCTTGTTCGTATGCCACTGCGGCATGAACATCGCGTCGGTGGTGGATGTCGGGCGGGTTGTCGATGCCGTTTCCGGTCAGCCCGGTGTCGTCATGGCGAAACATACCCTCTATACCTGTTCCGATACGAGTCTGTCCGAAATCCGCGACGCAATCCGCGAGTACAGGCTCAACCGGATCGTTGTGGCATCGTGCACGCCGCGGACGCACGAGGAGCTGTTCCGCGACACGCTCCGCGACGCCGGGCTCAACCCGTATCTGTTCGAGCTCGCCAACATCAGGGATCAATGCTCGTGGGTGCATTCGTCCGCTCCCGATGCGGCAACCGAAAAAGCCATCGATCTCGTGAGCATGTCGATTGCCCGTGCACGCCGTCTTGTGCCGCTCAAGGGCGGATCGCTCGAAGTCGACCGGGCGGCGATTGTGATCGGAGGCGGACTGAGCGGAATGACCGCCGCCCTTGCGCTGGCGGATCAGGGATTTACCGTGCATCTCATCGAGCGCACCGGAACTCTCGGCGGTAATCTCCTCGATGTGTATTATACGCTCGAACACAACGACATACGATCATTCACGGACAGTCTCGTGCGCCGTGCGGAAAACCATCCGAACATGAGGCTCCACCTCGACACCGGGGTGTCAGCTGTCGCCGGTCATATCGGCAAATTCCGCGTTACGCTGGCTGGAAAGAATGGCGACAAAGAGATTTCGGGCGGCGTCGTGATTGTCGCGACAGGGGCTGTCCCCGCTCGAACCTCGGAGTACGGGTACGGCGAATACGGGCATGTCATGACCCAGCGCGAGCTCGAAAAGCTCCTCCATGACCGTTCATTTCCGCGGGACGACCGCACGGTGGTCATGATCCAGTGTGTCGGGTCGCGGAACGACGAGCGGTTGTACTGCAGCCGTATCTGCTGCTCGATGGCCGTAAAAAATGCGCTTAGAATAAAGGAGCAGAACCCCGGAGCGAACGTATTCGTCCTCTACCGCGACATCAGGACATACGGTTTCCGCGAAATTTACTTCAAAAAGGCGCGGGAAGCGGGTGTTGTCTTTATCCGGTATGACCGTAAAGCGCCGCCGGTTGTCGAGGTCGGGAACGGTCCTGTCGTCGCGGTGAAAAGCCCGGATTTCCCGGACACCATCGAAATTGAAGCCGACAATGTCGTGCTCAGCACGGGGATCGAGGCGCCCGAGCATAACAGCAGCCTTTCGAACTTGTTGAAAGTACCCCTCAACGCTGATGGTTTCTATGTGGAAGCGCATATGAAGCTCAGGCCGGTCGATTTTGCCACCGAGGGCATTTTCCTCTGCGGGCTTGCCCATTCGCCGAAGTTCATGGATGAAAATATATCGCAGGCTCGTGCAGCCGCGGCGCGGGCTGCAACGGTTATCTCGAAGGCCGTGCTCGATGTGAGCGCGCAGGTTTCCGAGGTCGATCAGAAGAAATGCATATCCTGCATGACCTGTGTAAAAGCGTGCCCGTATACGGCGCCATTTGTCAACACAGATAACAAGGCCCAGATCGAAGCTGCAAAATGCATGGGCTGCGGGATATGCGTCTCGGAGTGTCCCGCGCGGGCAATAGTGCTTCATCATTACGGCGCAGATCATTTCGAGATCATGCTCGGGGAACTCCTTTCCTCCGGGAGAATACCGGAACGTGAATTGACAGTATGA
- a CDS encoding CoB--CoM heterodisulfide reductase iron-sulfur subunit B family protein, translated as MTYAYFPGCSAHSTARDMHESTLAVARVLGLDLVEPEGWTCCGATAAHQTDRVLAAALPSASLLLVRDMDKDMVVNCAACYNRMKTANHEVLSNPVMRECVADALDRDYDGSVRVRHLIEVLLDDVGLETLKRSFSRSLNGLRVACYYGCLMVRPHEVTGFDDPENPTSLDRLVTAMGGESLDWPHKVECCGGGLSLTRTDVVIRLADSIIGMARAAGAECIAVSCPMCQSNLDLRQRDIERETGKLYDMPIMYFTQLLGLCMGYTPEELGMNRLMVSPERVIRKIGESGK; from the coding sequence ATGACCTATGCATATTTTCCCGGCTGTTCCGCGCATTCGACAGCCCGTGACATGCACGAATCGACCCTTGCGGTCGCCCGTGTTCTCGGTCTCGATCTTGTCGAGCCGGAAGGGTGGACATGCTGCGGAGCGACTGCTGCGCACCAGACCGACCGTGTTCTGGCCGCCGCTCTTCCATCCGCGAGTCTCCTCCTCGTCCGTGATATGGATAAGGATATGGTGGTGAACTGCGCTGCCTGCTACAACCGTATGAAGACCGCAAACCACGAGGTTTTGTCGAATCCGGTCATGCGCGAATGTGTCGCCGATGCGCTCGACAGAGATTATGACGGCTCTGTGAGGGTGCGTCATCTGATCGAGGTGCTCCTCGATGATGTCGGGCTCGAAACGCTGAAACGGTCGTTCTCACGGTCGCTCAATGGTCTCAGAGTGGCGTGTTATTACGGGTGTCTCATGGTGCGTCCGCATGAGGTCACGGGCTTCGATGACCCGGAGAATCCGACCTCGCTCGACCGTCTCGTAACCGCCATGGGAGGTGAGAGCCTCGACTGGCCGCACAAGGTCGAATGCTGCGGCGGGGGGCTTTCCCTGACGCGAACGGATGTGGTTATCAGGCTCGCCGATTCCATCATCGGTATGGCGCGAGCCGCCGGGGCGGAGTGTATCGCGGTTTCATGCCCCATGTGCCAGTCGAACCTCGATCTGCGGCAGAGGGATATCGAGCGTGAGACGGGAAAACTCTATGATATGCCGATTATGTATTTCACTCAGCTTCTCGGACTCTGCATGGGGTATACGCCGGAGGAGCTCGGCATGAACAGGCTCATGGTATCGCCGGAACGGGTTATCCGCAAAATCGGGGAATCAGGGAAGTGA
- a CDS encoding 4Fe-4S dicluster domain-containing protein, protein MPVRIQKGNESKALIGRVEAISGVDLGICLQCKKCTSGCPVAGFAQSLPSEVIRQLHLGIGDEVLRSDIIWVCASCETCSARCPMGIDLAAVMDALRALAIEKGAPLRKGNVPLFNRAFLATVRLFGRTYDLGMIGAYKLGTLSFMKDTEKFPAMLKKGKIALIPPRGSGSSMVRRIFDRIKRNRGTGS, encoded by the coding sequence ATGCCTGTCAGGATACAAAAAGGGAACGAATCGAAGGCTCTCATCGGCCGCGTGGAAGCAATCTCGGGTGTCGATCTCGGGATTTGCCTCCAGTGCAAGAAATGCACGAGCGGTTGCCCGGTTGCCGGATTCGCACAGTCGCTGCCCTCGGAGGTCATCAGGCAGCTTCACCTCGGAATAGGCGATGAGGTGCTTCGGAGCGACATCATATGGGTGTGCGCCTCATGCGAGACATGCTCGGCGCGGTGCCCGATGGGGATCGATCTCGCGGCGGTCATGGACGCGCTCCGTGCTCTCGCCATTGAGAAGGGTGCGCCGCTGCGGAAGGGCAATGTTCCGCTCTTCAACCGCGCATTTCTGGCAACGGTCAGATTGTTCGGGCGAACGTACGATCTCGGGATGATCGGCGCCTACAAGCTCGGTACCCTCAGTTTCATGAAAGATACCGAAAAATTTCCCGCGATGCTGAAAAAGGGTAAAATCGCGCTCATCCCTCCGCGCGGTTCGGGCAGCAGTATGGTACGGCGGATATTTGACAGAATAAAACGGAATAGAGGAACCGGCTCATGA
- a CDS encoding glutamate synthase — MIDDMIQKRLRDGEHPHGESGFPAGHRKPEEEGGCGVIGFCCTEPVPGRHIYKPSVQMHNRGNGKGGGVAAVGLLPEQLGVTREVLDECYLLHVAFLDRSVQSDLERIYIAPHFDVAAAGMVDTVEDWQSVGGLEVRPPDVCRYFVRVKPDVLDSFITEHSLGGLDRREAEDEFVNRNSFLLNRDYYASLGDKKAFVMSHGRNIMILKVVGYAEAIVKYYRIENLCAHVWIAHQRYPTKGRLWHPGGAHPFAGINMALVHNGDFANYHSVTEYLKQRGIYPQFLTDTEVAVLLFDLFDRGYRYPLEYIIEAMAPTTELDFDRLPPDKQAIYRAVQATHIHGSPDGPWFFIIARNIPRKNRLQLLGITDTAMLRPQVFAFSDGDVQVGIISSEKQAIDATLLSLSEEDKRICPVADRYWNARGGSHTDGGAFIFNMEKNAAGAMRISCTDKFGIPVPMPGGTEACGFSQEPAVTNGAGWDYEKAIMSSLETGGGFPLFEYVRDALPRLSFVDFGAVCRIVGEYGRDPKHTAAAIEAFTFLNDRRYGTGAKKRSHVLAIVRGELDRLLRSLPRLNAEADVPGSYRLIDAEHRTALRSPDRNETTLVIDASRFPPEGNGCDAALLLDAYMLGWRHFISFGYLGQRFSGCGLGPATEDVTIDVYGSAGDYLGSGLDGLTMRVHNNAQDQVGQILKSGKLVIYGDVGQTFLYGAKGGSVYVLGNAAGRPLINAVGKPRVVINGTCLDFLAESFMAGDPLNGGGFVVLNGLAFDDEGHVIPQREPYPGSNLFSLASGGAIYIRDPGKTVVDEQLNGGKFVSMTERDWELILPYLEENERLFGITVDDLLRVNGGQWAPVKVYRKVVPERVAVLASGTSEVYIDDETVEQITME; from the coding sequence ATGATCGATGACATGATACAAAAACGCCTGCGAGACGGGGAACACCCTCACGGTGAAAGCGGATTTCCGGCGGGGCACAGAAAACCCGAGGAAGAAGGCGGCTGCGGCGTCATCGGGTTCTGCTGCACCGAACCCGTTCCCGGGAGGCATATTTATAAGCCCTCGGTGCAGATGCATAACCGTGGAAACGGCAAGGGAGGCGGTGTCGCTGCAGTGGGGCTTCTGCCGGAGCAGCTCGGTGTCACCCGTGAGGTACTCGACGAATGCTATCTGCTCCATGTCGCTTTTCTCGACCGTTCGGTGCAATCCGACCTTGAGCGTATATACATCGCCCCGCATTTTGATGTTGCTGCGGCGGGAATGGTCGACACGGTCGAAGACTGGCAGTCGGTCGGGGGACTTGAGGTCAGGCCGCCCGATGTGTGTCGTTATTTCGTCCGCGTGAAGCCGGATGTGCTCGATTCCTTCATCACAGAGCACAGTCTCGGAGGTCTCGACCGCCGTGAGGCCGAGGATGAATTCGTCAACCGTAACAGCTTCCTCCTCAACCGTGATTACTATGCCTCTCTCGGCGACAAGAAGGCGTTTGTCATGTCGCACGGCAGGAATATCATGATCCTCAAGGTTGTCGGGTATGCCGAGGCGATTGTCAAATACTACCGAATCGAGAACCTCTGCGCCCATGTGTGGATCGCACACCAGCGTTATCCCACCAAGGGCCGTCTGTGGCACCCCGGCGGCGCACATCCCTTCGCGGGCATCAACATGGCGCTCGTGCATAACGGCGATTTTGCCAACTATCACTCGGTGACCGAATACCTCAAACAGCGCGGCATATACCCGCAGTTCCTTACCGACACTGAGGTTGCGGTGCTCCTGTTCGACCTGTTTGACCGGGGGTACCGTTACCCGCTCGAATACATCATCGAGGCGATGGCTCCCACGACGGAGCTCGATTTCGACCGTCTTCCGCCCGATAAACAGGCGATATACCGTGCGGTGCAGGCCACCCATATTCATGGTTCCCCGGACGGCCCCTGGTTTTTCATCATCGCGCGGAATATCCCCCGTAAAAACAGGCTCCAGCTCCTTGGCATAACGGATACGGCGATGCTCCGTCCGCAGGTGTTCGCGTTTTCGGACGGCGATGTCCAGGTGGGAATCATCAGCTCCGAGAAACAGGCAATCGACGCGACCCTTTTAAGCCTGTCGGAAGAGGACAAACGCATATGCCCCGTCGCCGACCGTTACTGGAACGCCCGCGGCGGAAGCCATACGGACGGCGGAGCGTTCATATTCAACATGGAGAAGAACGCTGCCGGAGCGATGCGCATCTCGTGCACCGACAAATTCGGAATACCCGTGCCCATGCCCGGTGGAACGGAGGCGTGCGGTTTTTCACAAGAGCCCGCGGTCACGAACGGCGCCGGATGGGACTATGAAAAAGCCATCATGAGCAGCCTCGAAACCGGCGGCGGATTCCCGCTCTTCGAGTATGTCCGCGATGCGCTCCCACGCCTGAGCTTCGTTGATTTTGGGGCCGTTTGCAGGATCGTAGGCGAATATGGCCGCGACCCGAAACATACGGCAGCGGCGATTGAAGCATTTACCTTTCTCAACGACCGGCGGTACGGAACCGGAGCAAAGAAACGGAGCCACGTTCTTGCGATCGTGCGGGGCGAGCTCGACCGTCTGCTCAGAAGTCTTCCCCGCCTGAACGCCGAAGCCGATGTTCCCGGATCGTACCGTCTCATAGATGCGGAGCATCGTACTGCGCTCCGTTCACCCGACCGGAACGAAACCACGCTTGTCATCGATGCGAGCCGGTTCCCTCCCGAAGGGAACGGCTGCGATGCGGCGCTTCTTCTCGATGCGTACATGCTTGGATGGCGGCATTTCATCAGTTTCGGCTATCTCGGCCAGCGGTTCTCCGGCTGCGGGCTGGGACCCGCGACCGAAGATGTTACCATCGATGTGTACGGCAGCGCCGGAGATTATCTCGGGTCGGGTCTCGACGGGCTCACTATGAGGGTACACAACAATGCCCAGGATCAGGTCGGCCAGATTCTCAAGAGCGGGAAACTGGTCATATACGGCGATGTCGGACAGACATTCTTATACGGCGCGAAAGGGGGCAGCGTCTATGTGCTCGGGAACGCGGCGGGACGGCCGCTCATCAATGCGGTGGGCAAGCCGAGGGTGGTGATCAACGGCACCTGTCTCGATTTCCTCGCGGAATCGTTCATGGCGGGCGATCCGCTCAACGGCGGCGGGTTTGTCGTGCTGAACGGTCTCGCGTTCGATGACGAGGGGCATGTGATACCGCAGCGGGAACCATACCCCGGGAGCAACCTGTTCTCCCTTGCCTCGGGCGGAGCGATTTATATCCGCGATCCGGGAAAGACTGTGGTTGACGAGCAGTTGAACGGCGGGAAGTTCGTATCCATGACCGAGCGTGACTGGGAGTTGATTCTGCCCTACCTTGAAGAAAACGAACGGCTTTTCGGGATAACGGTGGATGATCTGCTGAGAGTGAACGGCGGGCAGTGGGCTCCCGTAAAGGTGTACCGGAAGGTCGTGCCCGAGCGGGTAGCAGTTCTTGCGTCGGGAACATCCGAAGTGTATATCGATGATGAGACGGTGGAACAGATCACCATGGAATGA